A window of Apium graveolens cultivar Ventura chromosome 8, ASM990537v1, whole genome shotgun sequence contains these coding sequences:
- the LOC141678654 gene encoding phospholipase A(1) DAD1, chloroplastic-like has translation MRLFVHKPCSMVVSKVETKQYATIRLGPRSLKVMSSWKPSRTGECSVSNRETKLSNKWMEYQGIKNWDGLLDPLDEDLRSEILRYGGFVEAAYRSFEFDKSSPGKYGTCRYGRDSLLTQCGLGGIGYKVTKNLRATSGIQMPGWIDKTPSWVSTQSSWIGYVAVCTDKEEISRLGRRDVVIALRGTVTCLEWMENLRVTLTTLSCKNEMDQSSSSSRAMVEQGFLSLYTSKMTTCPSLRDSVREEISRIIQTYGDKEPLSFTITGHSLGAALATLTAYDISSTFKQLTTVISFGGPRVGNKKFSENLERNGTRILRIVNSNDVITKVPGFVIKEDQHNINTSDQKKKVKNGNQKLITTASLAARLVPAWLQKHVENTQWLYADVGKELQLCCNNSNMVTCHDLKTYLDLVNCFVSSTCPLRATAKKVLCRRAQHDQQQLLLR, from the coding sequence ATGAGGCTTTTTGTTCATAAGCCATGCAGTATGGTGGTCTCAAAAGTAGAAACGAAGCAATATGCTACTATCAGATTAGGTCCTCGTAGCCTTAAAGTAATGAGCTCTTGGAAACCATCTAGGACGGGGGAGTGTAGTGTTTCGAATCGGGAGACTAAACTGAGCAACAAGTGGATGGAGTATCAAGGCATCAAGAATTGGGATGGTCTCCTTGACCCACTTGACGAGGATCTCAGAAGCGAAATATTGAGGTATGGCGGCTTTGTGGAGGCAGCTTATCGGTCGTTTGAATTTGACAAGTCATCACCCGGTAAATATGGCACGTGTCGTTATGGAAGAGACTCATTGCTGACGCAATGTGGACTTGGTGGGATAGGATACAAAGTGACTAAGAATCTTCGCGCCACGTCAGGTATTCAGATGCCAGGTTGGATTGATAAGACACCGAGTTGGGTTTCAACGCAGTCTAGTTGGATTGGTTATGTGGCAGTATGCACTGACAAAGAGGAGATTTCTAGACTAGGGAGACGTGACGTGGTGATTGCCTTAAGGGGAACTGTCACCTGTCTTGAGTGGATGGAGAATTTACGTGTCACATTAACTACATTGTCATGCAAAAATGAGATGGACCAAAGTAGTAGCAGTAGCAGGGCTATGGTGGAACAAGGATTCTTGAGCTTATACACCTCAAAGATGACCACATGTCCTAGCTTACGAGATTCGGTACGCGAAGAAATTTCACGAATTATTCAGACATACGGTGACAAAGAGCCTCTCAGCTTCACCATCACAGGCCATAGTCTGGGAGCGGCCCTTGCTACACTTACTGCATATGATATAAGCTCCACTTTCAAACAACTCACCACTGTCATTTCATTCGGCGGTCCACGTGTGGGAAACAAAAAATTTAGTGAAAATTTAGAAAGGAACGGTACTAGAATCCTTCGAATTGTGAACTCAAACGATGTGATTACTAAAGTACCAGGTTTTGTGATTAAGGAAGATCAACACAACATTAACACAAGTGATCAGAAGAAGAAGGTGAAGAATGGGAATCAAAAGCTAATTACAACTGCTAGTTTGGCGGCTAGATTAGTCCCTGCTTGGCTACAGAAGCACGTTGAAAACACGCAGTGGTTGTATGCTGATGTGGGAAAAGAACTTCAGCTATGCTGCAATAATTCCAATATGGTGACATGTCATGATCTAAAAACGTATCTTGATTTAGTCAATTGCTTTGTGAGCTCCACGTGTCCACTTAGAGCCACTGCCAAAAAAGTGCTATGTAGAAGAGCACAACATGATCAACAACAACTTTTGCTTAGATGA